The following proteins are encoded in a genomic region of Terriglobales bacterium:
- a CDS encoding ABC transporter permease: MRRTRINLKEPAMVALETMRAHKLRSFLMLLGVILSVTTLIVVISLIEGMNQYIADHVANMGVNVFLVNRFPIITSLEEFVKAQRRNRKITWDDYEFLRDNMKQAKAVGVQVNTLGKVRYNTESLEDVEIRGVTANISQMDVEEPATGRYVSDLDNDHRTPITMIGSEVANRLFPNVDPMGKEIMIDGNPYQVVGIAKPVGNAFGQSQDSFAYIPIQTFFKGYGNQRNLTINVQAPAAEWMNRTEEEARTIMRARRHLAPNDLDNFGILASDSVMELWNNITGAIANGMVGIVFVFVLVGGVVIMNVMLASVTERTREVGIRKSLGARRSDILLQFLVEASVMSAIGGALGILIAYLLTLLGRLASIPMSVPIWAVLVSLLISAGVGLFFGIYPANKAARLNPIEALRHEI; the protein is encoded by the coding sequence ATGAGACGAACCCGCATCAACCTCAAAGAGCCGGCGATGGTTGCGCTGGAGACCATGCGCGCCCACAAGCTGCGGTCGTTTCTGATGCTGCTGGGCGTCATTCTTTCGGTGACAACCTTGATCGTGGTCATCTCACTCATCGAGGGCATGAACCAGTATATTGCCGACCATGTGGCCAACATGGGGGTCAACGTCTTTCTGGTCAACCGCTTTCCTATCATTACCTCTTTAGAGGAATTCGTGAAAGCCCAGCGGCGCAATCGCAAGATAACCTGGGATGACTACGAGTTCTTGCGCGACAACATGAAGCAGGCCAAGGCGGTCGGCGTGCAAGTCAATACGCTCGGCAAAGTGCGTTACAACACCGAGAGCCTGGAAGACGTGGAGATCCGCGGCGTGACCGCCAACATCAGTCAGATGGATGTGGAAGAGCCGGCCACGGGCCGCTATGTCTCCGACCTGGATAACGACCACCGCACTCCGATTACCATGATCGGCTCCGAAGTCGCCAACCGGCTCTTTCCCAATGTGGATCCCATGGGCAAGGAGATCATGATTGATGGCAATCCGTACCAGGTGGTGGGAATTGCCAAGCCCGTGGGCAACGCCTTCGGGCAATCCCAGGACAGCTTTGCGTACATCCCTATCCAGACATTTTTCAAAGGCTACGGAAACCAGCGCAACCTCACCATCAACGTGCAGGCGCCTGCCGCCGAATGGATGAATCGTACAGAGGAAGAGGCGCGCACCATCATGCGCGCCCGCCGCCACCTGGCGCCCAACGACCTGGATAACTTCGGCATCCTCGCTTCGGATTCCGTCATGGAGCTTTGGAACAACATCACCGGGGCAATTGCCAACGGCATGGTAGGAATTGTTTTCGTATTCGTACTTGTAGGTGGAGTCGTGATCATGAATGTCATGCTGGCCAGCGTGACCGAGCGCACCCGCGAAGTGGGCATCCGCAAGTCGCTGGGGGCCCGCCGTTCAGATATCCTTTTGCAGTTTCTTGTAGAAGCATCCGTCATGAGCGCCATCGGCGGGGCCCTGGGAATTCTGATCGCCTATTTGCTCACCCTACTGGGGCGTCTGGCTTCGATTCCCATGTCGGTGCCCATTTGGGCGGTGCTGGTTTCGTTGCTCATTTCAGCCGGTGTTGGATTGTTTTTCGGGATCTATCCGGCAAACAAGGCCGCAAGGTTGAATCCCATTGAGGCGTTGCGCCATGAGATCTAG
- a CDS encoding ABC transporter permease: MRSRAHFLRFELGENTRMALKTLRENKLRSLLTVIGVVMGVTTLLSVSAIMVGLDQDMRAWLQNFGPDTLFIYKFTPGIHIGRLSAEERSRKPLTYDDGMAIMEQAPAVKTLTIGIFPRRGGIHTARYQGHEVNGVNHNGSLSSYEDVYNISIAKGRFFSQAEDEHRADVVIIGADLADTFFPNTDPLGKTILVDAVPYEVIGVEEKRKGQFFKNQSADQGAVVPYHTYEKHHPVDNDNFIAALPYPGMKAAAEDEIREVLRRTRKVPYDKPDNFGISSADEIATQFHQITGMVALVTFVISSIGLMIGGVGVMNIMLMSVTERTREIGVRKAIGARRRDIVGQFLAEAITLTGAGGMIGVIISLTISLLLNLFLPKVPSSVPMWAVVTGVLVSMSVGLFFGIYPAVKAARLDPVEALRYE, encoded by the coding sequence ATGAGATCTAGAGCACATTTTCTGCGCTTTGAATTGGGTGAAAACACCCGCATGGCGCTCAAAACCCTGCGCGAAAACAAATTACGGTCTTTGCTGACCGTAATCGGGGTGGTGATGGGCGTCACCACTTTGCTTTCCGTTTCTGCCATCATGGTAGGGCTCGATCAGGACATGCGGGCCTGGCTGCAGAATTTCGGCCCCGACACTCTTTTTATTTACAAATTCACGCCTGGCATTCACATTGGCCGGCTCAGTGCGGAAGAGCGCTCACGCAAGCCGTTGACCTACGACGACGGCATGGCCATCATGGAGCAAGCGCCGGCCGTCAAGACCTTAACCATTGGCATCTTTCCCCGCCGCGGTGGTATTCACACTGCCCGTTACCAGGGACACGAGGTCAATGGCGTGAACCACAACGGCAGCTTGTCTTCGTATGAAGACGTATACAACATCAGCATCGCGAAGGGCCGCTTCTTTTCCCAGGCGGAGGATGAACATCGCGCCGACGTGGTGATTATTGGCGCCGACCTGGCTGATACTTTCTTCCCGAATACGGACCCGCTCGGAAAAACCATTCTTGTGGATGCGGTTCCATATGAGGTCATTGGGGTGGAAGAGAAACGTAAAGGGCAGTTCTTTAAAAATCAATCGGCCGATCAAGGGGCGGTGGTGCCTTATCACACCTACGAGAAACACCATCCGGTTGATAATGACAATTTCATCGCGGCTTTGCCGTATCCGGGCATGAAGGCGGCGGCGGAAGACGAAATTCGCGAGGTGCTGCGCCGCACCCGCAAGGTGCCGTATGACAAGCCCGATAATTTTGGCATCTCCAGCGCCGATGAGATTGCAACCCAGTTCCACCAGATTACCGGCATGGTGGCCCTGGTCACCTTCGTGATCAGCTCCATCGGCCTGATGATCGGCGGCGTGGGCGTGATGAACATCATGCTGATGTCGGTCACCGAGCGCACCCGCGAAATTGGCGTGCGCAAGGCCATCGGGGCGCGGCGCCGCGACATTGTTGGCCAGTTCCTGGCGGAGGCCATTACATTGACCGGAGCGGGCGGCATGATCGGTGTGATCATCAGCTTAACCATCAGCCTGCTCCTCAACCTATTCCTGCCGAAGGTGCCTTCCTCGGTGCCTATGTGGGCGGTGGTGACCGGCGTGCTGGTTTCCATGAGCGTGGGGCTGTTTTTCGGGATTTACCCCGCAGTCAAAGCTGCACGGCTCGATCCGGTAGAAGCGCTGCGCTACGAATAA